A stretch of the bacterium SCSIO 12827 genome encodes the following:
- a CDS encoding bifunctional aconitate hydratase 2/2-methylisocitrate dehydratase: protein MSLYTDYLAEIAERKKQDLHPKPIEDGALVEELIAQIKDTGNAHREDSLKFFIYNTLPGTTSAAGVKAAFLKEIILGQADVKEITRDFAFELLSHMKGGPSVEVLLDLALGDDADIAKAAADVLKTQVFLYDADTDRLQAAYKAGNPIAKDILQSYADAEFFTKLPEIEDKIDVVTYVAAEGDISTDLMSPGAEAHSRADRELHGKSFISEKAQKEIQALKLQHPGKRLMLIAEKGTMGVGSSRMSGINNVALWMGEQASPYVPFVNIAPIVAGTNGISPIFQTTVGVTGGIGVDLKNWVKKVDSDGNAIINNDGSPVLEEKYSVATGTTLTIDTKAKKLLNEDGTEELADVSKAFSPQSIEFMKAGGSYAIDFGKKLQIFAAETLGVEPKPVFAPAKVVSHPGQGLTAVEKIFNNNAVGVPEGTVLHAGSDAMVKVNIVGSQDTTGPMTVQELEAMAATVISPVLDGAYQSGCHTASVWDSKAQANTPKLMAFMNKFGLVTGRDPKGVYPAMTDVIHKVLNDITVDDRAIIIGGDSHTRMSKGVAFGADSGTVALALALGMANITVPESVKVTFKGKMADHMDFRDVVHATQAQMLAQFDGENVFQGRIIEVHIGTLLADQAFTFTDWTAEMKAKASICISNDETLIESLEIAKSRIQIMIDKGMEIPSGMLQGLIDKADKRIAQIKSGEQPALRPDDNAKYHAEVVVDLDQINEPMIADPDVDNIDVAKRYTHDTIRPISYYGGNKKVDLGFVGSCMVHKGDLNIVAQMFRNLEKANGKIEFNAPLVVAPPTYNIVDELKAEGDWEILQKYAGFEFDDTSPKTEARKSYENTLYLERPGCNLCMGNQEKAEKGDTVMATSTRLFQGRVVADSNEKKGESLLASTPVVVLSTILGRTPSVDEYKSAVDGINLTKFTPPLA from the coding sequence ATGAGCTTGTACACGGATTATTTGGCCGAAATCGCAGAACGTAAAAAGCAGGATTTGCATCCGAAACCGATCGAAGACGGCGCGCTTGTCGAAGAACTGATCGCGCAGATCAAGGACACCGGGAACGCGCATCGGGAAGACTCGCTGAAGTTCTTTATTTACAACACGTTGCCGGGAACGACGAGCGCCGCCGGCGTCAAGGCGGCCTTCCTGAAAGAGATCATTCTCGGCCAGGCCGACGTCAAGGAGATCACGCGGGACTTCGCATTCGAGCTTCTCTCGCACATGAAGGGCGGGCCGTCGGTCGAGGTGCTGCTGGATTTGGCGCTGGGCGACGATGCCGACATCGCCAAGGCCGCGGCCGACGTTCTGAAAACGCAGGTCTTCCTATACGACGCGGACACGGACCGCCTGCAGGCTGCCTACAAGGCCGGAAACCCGATTGCCAAGGACATCCTGCAAAGCTACGCCGATGCCGAATTCTTCACCAAGTTGCCGGAGATTGAGGACAAAATCGACGTCGTGACCTACGTCGCGGCGGAAGGTGATATCTCCACCGACCTGATGTCCCCGGGCGCCGAGGCGCATTCCCGCGCCGACCGGGAACTGCACGGCAAAAGCTTCATTTCGGAAAAAGCCCAGAAAGAGATCCAGGCGCTCAAACTTCAGCATCCAGGCAAGCGCCTGATGCTGATCGCCGAGAAAGGCACCATGGGCGTCGGCTCGTCGCGCATGTCCGGGATCAACAACGTGGCGTTGTGGATGGGGGAGCAGGCCAGCCCCTACGTGCCGTTCGTCAACATCGCGCCGATCGTTGCCGGCACCAACGGTATTTCGCCGATCTTCCAGACCACGGTGGGCGTCACCGGCGGCATCGGCGTGGACCTTAAGAACTGGGTCAAAAAAGTGGACTCGGACGGCAATGCCATCATCAACAACGACGGCAGCCCCGTGCTGGAGGAAAAATACTCCGTCGCCACGGGCACGACCCTGACCATCGACACGAAAGCCAAGAAGCTCCTGAACGAAGACGGCACCGAAGAATTGGCCGACGTTTCGAAGGCCTTCTCACCGCAATCGATTGAGTTCATGAAGGCCGGCGGCTCCTATGCCATCGACTTCGGCAAGAAACTCCAGATCTTCGCCGCCGAAACGCTGGGCGTGGAACCGAAACCGGTGTTCGCGCCCGCCAAGGTGGTTTCCCACCCGGGCCAGGGTCTGACGGCGGTCGAGAAAATCTTCAACAACAATGCCGTGGGCGTTCCGGAAGGAACCGTTCTGCACGCGGGTTCCGACGCCATGGTGAAGGTCAACATCGTCGGCTCCCAGGACACGACCGGCCCGATGACCGTTCAGGAACTGGAGGCCATGGCCGCGACCGTGATCTCCCCGGTTCTGGACGGCGCCTACCAGTCCGGCTGTCACACGGCGTCCGTGTGGGACAGTAAAGCGCAGGCCAATACGCCCAAGCTCATGGCCTTCATGAACAAGTTCGGGCTGGTTACCGGCCGCGACCCGAAAGGCGTCTACCCGGCCATGACGGACGTCATCCACAAGGTCCTGAACGACATCACCGTCGACGACCGGGCGATCATCATCGGCGGAGATTCGCACACCCGGATGTCCAAAGGCGTCGCTTTCGGGGCCGACTCGGGCACCGTTGCGCTGGCGCTGGCCTTGGGCATGGCGAACATCACCGTTCCTGAATCCGTTAAAGTGACCTTCAAAGGCAAGATGGCCGACCACATGGACTTCCGGGACGTGGTCCACGCGACCCAGGCCCAGATGCTGGCCCAGTTCGACGGGGAAAACGTTTTCCAGGGCCGCATCATCGAAGTCCACATCGGCACGCTGCTGGCGGACCAGGCCTTCACCTTCACCGACTGGACCGCCGAGATGAAGGCCAAGGCGTCGATCTGTATTTCCAATGATGAAACCCTGATCGAGTCCCTGGAAATCGCCAAGTCCCGCATCCAGATCATGATCGACAAGGGCATGGAAATCCCGTCTGGGATGCTTCAGGGGCTGATCGACAAGGCGGACAAACGCATCGCGCAAATCAAATCCGGAGAGCAGCCCGCGCTGCGTCCGGACGACAACGCCAAATACCATGCGGAAGTCGTCGTTGATCTGGACCAGATCAACGAGCCGATGATCGCCGACCCCGACGTCGACAACATCGATGTCGCGAAACGCTATACGCACGACACCATCCGCCCGATTTCCTATTACGGCGGCAACAAGAAAGTCGATTTGGGCTTCGTCGGTTCCTGCATGGTGCACAAAGGTGACCTGAACATCGTCGCGCAAATGTTCCGGAACCTGGAAAAGGCCAACGGCAAGATCGAGTTCAACGCGCCGCTGGTTGTCGCACCGCCGACCTACAACATCGTCGATGAGTTGAAGGCGGAAGGCGACTGGGAAATCCTGCAAAAATACGCCGGGTTCGAATTCGACGACACGTCACCCAAGACCGAGGCGCGTAAGTCATACGAAAACACCCTTTATCTGGAGCGTCCCGGTTGCAACCTTTGCATGGGCAACCAGGAAAAAGCGGAAAAGGGCGATACGGTCATGGCGACGTCGACCCGCCTGTTCCAGGGCCGGGTTGTGGCGGACTCCAATGAAAAGAAAGGGGAGTCGCTGCTGGCGTCGACACCGGTCGTGGTGTTGTCGACAATCCTCGGGCGGACACCCAGCGTTGACGAGTACAAGTCCGCGGTGGATGGCATCAACCTGACCAAGTTCACGCCGCCGCTGGCGTAA
- a CDS encoding AMP-binding protein, producing the protein MSGDHAAGLDTFPKLLAANARIRGGKPASREKDYGIWQTWTWSEVADEVRALACGLAALGFKRGDRLAIIGDNRPHLYWSMPAAQAVGGVPVPIYQDSVADEMQYVLAHAECRFAVVENQEQVDKLLEIKARLPLLETIIYHFPRGMRHYTQDFLHLYADVQDKGREFDAATPDFYDGEVAKGAGADLAIMVYTSGTTGRPKGVMLSADNLIQTARNAADWEGLTDADEMLAYLPMAWVGDHIFSVAQAFTHGFCVACPESAETVLEDLREIGPTYFFAPPRIFENILTTVMIRIEDAAPWKQRMFHYFMDLAGRVGRDILDGKPVPFTDRVKYRLGEFLVYGPLKNVLGLTRMRLGYTAGEAIGPDIFDFYRSLGLNLKQLYGSTEASVFITIQPNGDIRSDSVGVPAPGVDIRVADTGEVLFKSPGVFHAYYKDDDATAETKTADGWVHTGDAGFLDADGHLKIIDRAKDVGKLTDGTLFAPKYLENKLKFFPFVSEAVTFGDGRDYVAAFINMDLEAVGNWAERRGLAYTGYTDLAGRPEVLELIADCVDKVNADLAQDDKLAGSQIKRFLILHKELDADDGELTRTRKVRRSVITERYGDLIAALYSDQDHCEVTATVTFEDGRTDTIHADLKIRDAKVIPPGAAQAAA; encoded by the coding sequence ATGTCCGGCGATCATGCGGCGGGCCTAGACACTTTTCCCAAACTGTTGGCCGCGAACGCGCGCATCCGGGGGGGCAAACCCGCAAGCCGCGAAAAAGATTACGGGATCTGGCAGACCTGGACATGGTCCGAGGTCGCCGACGAGGTCCGCGCACTCGCCTGTGGCCTGGCGGCGTTGGGATTCAAACGGGGCGACCGGTTGGCCATCATCGGCGACAACCGGCCTCATCTGTACTGGTCCATGCCCGCGGCCCAGGCCGTGGGCGGCGTGCCGGTGCCGATCTATCAGGATTCCGTCGCCGACGAGATGCAGTACGTGCTGGCGCATGCGGAATGCCGTTTCGCCGTGGTCGAGAATCAAGAGCAGGTCGACAAGCTGCTGGAGATCAAGGCCCGCCTGCCCTTGCTGGAAACGATCATCTACCATTTCCCCCGCGGTATGCGTCATTACACGCAGGATTTCCTCCACCTGTACGCCGACGTGCAGGACAAGGGCCGCGAATTCGACGCAGCCACCCCCGACTTCTATGACGGCGAGGTCGCCAAAGGCGCGGGCGCGGACCTTGCCATCATGGTCTATACCTCGGGCACCACGGGCCGGCCCAAGGGCGTCATGTTAAGCGCCGACAATCTGATCCAGACGGCGCGCAACGCCGCCGACTGGGAAGGCCTGACGGACGCCGACGAGATGCTTGCCTATCTGCCCATGGCCTGGGTCGGCGACCACATCTTCTCGGTCGCCCAGGCCTTCACCCACGGGTTCTGCGTCGCCTGCCCGGAAAGTGCGGAAACGGTGCTGGAGGATCTGCGTGAAATCGGCCCGACCTATTTCTTCGCACCGCCGCGCATCTTCGAAAACATCCTGACCACAGTGATGATCCGGATCGAGGACGCCGCCCCCTGGAAACAGCGCATGTTCCATTATTTTATGGACCTGGCCGGCCGGGTCGGGCGCGATATCCTGGACGGCAAACCGGTCCCCTTCACGGACCGCGTGAAATACCGGCTGGGTGAATTCCTGGTCTATGGGCCGCTCAAGAACGTACTGGGTCTGACGCGCATGCGGCTCGGTTATACGGCGGGTGAGGCCATCGGCCCCGACATCTTCGATTTCTACCGCTCGCTTGGCCTGAACTTGAAGCAGCTGTACGGCTCGACCGAGGCCTCGGTGTTCATCACCATCCAACCCAACGGCGACATCCGCTCCGATTCCGTGGGCGTGCCGGCCCCCGGGGTCGACATCCGGGTCGCCGATACGGGCGAGGTCCTGTTTAAAAGCCCCGGCGTGTTCCATGCCTATTACAAGGACGACGACGCCACGGCCGAGACCAAGACCGCCGACGGCTGGGTCCATACCGGCGATGCCGGGTTCCTGGACGCCGACGGACATCTTAAGATTATCGACCGAGCCAAGGACGTGGGCAAGCTGACCGACGGCACGCTGTTCGCACCCAAATACCTGGAAAACAAATTGAAGTTCTTCCCCTTCGTATCCGAGGCCGTGACCTTCGGCGACGGTCGGGATTATGTCGCGGCGTTCATCAACATGGATCTGGAAGCGGTCGGCAACTGGGCCGAGCGCCGGGGGCTTGCCTATACGGGTTATACGGACCTGGCCGGCCGGCCCGAGGTTCTGGAGTTGATCGCCGACTGCGTCGACAAGGTCAACGCCGACCTGGCCCAGGACGACAAGCTGGCGGGATCGCAGATCAAGCGGTTCCTGATCCTACACAAGGAACTGGACGCCGACGATGGCGAGTTGACGCGCACCCGCAAGGTTCGGCGCAGTGTCATCACCGAACGCTACGGCGACCTGATCGCCGCCCTTTATTCGGACCAGGACCATTGCGAGGTCACCGCGACCGTGACCTTCGAAGACGGCCGCACGGACACCATCCACGCCGATCTGAAAATCCGCGATGCCAAGGTGATCCCACCCGGCGCGGCACAGGCGGCAGCATGA